The following coding sequences lie in one Paenibacillus durus ATCC 35681 genomic window:
- a CDS encoding DUF2487 family protein — MKFSDFNSVSWEENGHYYDTCLIPFTGLTGQESPPQTVERLEKLRDYIDRIERPFRGRIVVYPAVQYDIDNKEQLINEICHNVKSSNFRYAIVLDAGGTLIAQDVYESDLPIAIKGFFDDNGVRGIGLATQEIQRMWQKDMNSKCD, encoded by the coding sequence ATGAAATTCAGCGATTTCAACAGCGTCAGTTGGGAAGAGAATGGCCATTATTATGATACTTGTCTCATTCCGTTCACAGGATTGACAGGACAGGAATCGCCGCCCCAGACGGTAGAGAGATTGGAGAAGCTGCGCGATTATATCGATAGGATTGAGCGTCCGTTCAGGGGACGGATCGTAGTATACCCGGCGGTGCAGTACGATATTGATAACAAAGAGCAATTAATAAATGAAATATGTCATAATGTCAAGTCCAGTAATTTCAGATATGCCATAGTGCTGGATGCCGGGGGAACGCTGATTGCTCAAGATGTTTATGAAAGCGATTTACCCATTGCTATCAAAGGGTTTTTCGACGATAATGGGGTTAGGGGGATCGGGCTTGCAACGCAAGAAATACAGCGAATGTGGCAAAAAGATATGAACTCAAAATGTGACTGA
- a CDS encoding ubiquinol-cytochrome c reductase iron-sulfur subunit, with the protein MSSHNEQEKPALKPSSRKEMSRRQFLTYTLGGATAFMGAGALLPMIRFAVDPILHKKGAGDFIKVAEESKITDQPQEFTFELKQQDGWYASTATLTAWIRKNEQGEIYALSPICKHLGCTVGWNNNKATPDEFHCPCHGARYTKAGKNLAVAPKPLDQYKTKIENGWVYLGDIVPNTEAAKEV; encoded by the coding sequence ATGAGCAGCCATAACGAGCAGGAAAAACCGGCCTTGAAACCGTCCAGCCGTAAAGAGATGTCCCGCAGACAATTTCTGACCTATACGCTCGGAGGAGCCACTGCTTTTATGGGAGCGGGCGCACTTCTTCCCATGATCCGTTTCGCCGTCGACCCGATACTACATAAGAAAGGCGCGGGAGATTTCATCAAGGTGGCGGAAGAATCCAAAATAACGGATCAGCCCCAGGAATTCACGTTTGAGCTGAAGCAGCAGGACGGATGGTACGCCAGCACAGCGACGCTGACCGCATGGATCCGCAAAAACGAACAGGGAGAAATTTATGCGCTTTCACCGATCTGCAAGCATCTGGGCTGTACGGTCGGATGGAATAACAACAAGGCTACCCCAGATGAATTTCACTGTCCCTGCCACGGCGCGCGTTATACCAAAGCGGGCAAGAATTTAGCCGTTGCGCCGAAGCCGCTCGATCAGTACAAGACGAAAATCGAAAATGGCTGGGTATACCTCGGCGATATCGTACCGAATACCGAGGCCGCCAAGGAGGTGTAA
- a CDS encoding tetratricopeptide repeat protein, with protein sequence MNPGDYVKEAYRCILRSDFEEAIVCFEAAIAADPNDPEVRYRCSITYARSGKLEKAAEHARAAVKLDGAKPDYRLHLQHLQAMLHVQEAKRLLEEAIGHRSNPYRPITLLKEAVKLDPLYGDAYVWLAIAYSRVNDPLAAIAAMKEVIMLHPDDEGLKELMKDLQKSLQKYVQ encoded by the coding sequence ATGAATCCCGGCGATTATGTCAAAGAGGCGTACCGCTGTATTCTGCGAAGCGATTTTGAGGAGGCGATCGTATGCTTCGAAGCCGCGATTGCGGCCGATCCGAACGATCCGGAGGTCCGGTATCGCTGCTCAATCACTTACGCACGCAGCGGGAAGCTGGAAAAGGCGGCCGAACATGCCAGAGCCGCGGTGAAGCTTGACGGCGCGAAGCCGGATTACCGTCTGCATTTGCAGCACCTGCAAGCCATGCTGCATGTGCAGGAAGCCAAACGGCTCTTGGAGGAGGCAATCGGCCACAGGAGCAATCCCTACCGGCCGATCACCTTGCTGAAGGAGGCTGTGAAGCTTGACCCGCTTTACGGGGATGCTTATGTATGGCTGGCCATTGCTTACAGCCGGGTGAATGATCCTTTGGCGGCGATTGCGGCCATGAAAGAAGTCATTATGCTGCATCCGGACGATGAAGGCTTGAAGGAATTAATGAAAGACTTGCAGAAATCACTGCAGAAGTACGTGCAGTAA
- the qcrB gene encoding menaquinol-cytochrome c reductase cytochrome b subunit, translated as MFKNIYNWIDERLDITPIWRDVADHEVPEHVNPAHHFSAFVYCFGGLTFFITVIQILSGMFLTMYYVPDIINAYASVEYLQTKVAFGQIVRGMHHWGASLVIVMMFLHTMRVFFTGSYKAPREMNWVVGMLIFFVMLGLGLTGYLLPWDNKAYFATKVTLEIANSTPVLGPVLKELMQGGDIVGAETLTRFFALHVFFLPALLLILLVGHFIMIRRQGISGPL; from the coding sequence ATGTTTAAAAATATCTACAACTGGATTGATGAACGTCTGGATATTACGCCGATTTGGAGAGATGTGGCCGATCACGAGGTTCCTGAGCATGTAAACCCCGCGCATCATTTTTCCGCATTCGTGTACTGCTTTGGCGGATTGACCTTTTTCATAACCGTGATTCAAATTCTGTCCGGCATGTTCCTGACGATGTACTACGTTCCCGACATTATCAACGCATACGCCAGCGTCGAATACTTGCAGACCAAAGTCGCTTTCGGGCAAATTGTCCGCGGTATGCACCATTGGGGGGCCAGCCTTGTTATTGTCATGATGTTCCTGCATACGATGCGGGTATTTTTCACCGGTTCGTACAAGGCGCCGCGCGAGATGAACTGGGTGGTCGGGATGCTTATTTTTTTCGTGATGCTGGGTCTAGGGCTTACCGGATACTTGCTGCCCTGGGATAACAAGGCCTACTTCGCCACAAAAGTCACGCTGGAGATCGCCAATTCCACGCCCGTATTGGGTCCGGTTCTCAAGGAACTGATGCAGGGCGGCGACATTGTCGGCGCGGAGACGCTGACGAGATTCTTCGCTCTCCATGTATTCTTCCTCCCGGCGCTGCTGCTTATACTGCTCGTTGGACACTTCATCATGATTCGCAGACAAGGCATTTCCGGCCCGCTGTAA
- the dapB gene encoding 4-hydroxy-tetrahydrodipicolinate reductase, translating to MKNKIRVVVSGAGGRMGREVVKLVLQDEELTLAAAVDHSLHDIDAGLLVGLPEAGVTVTTDLEAALSAGGADVLVDFTIPQSAYSNTAAAIKYGVRPVIGTTGFTPEQIEELDKQCREQGIGGLIAPNFSIGAILMMKFAAQAAKYFPNLEIIEYHGDQKLDAPSGTAIKTAELIAEAREELRQGNPQEEETIEGARGGYYNGFRIHSVRLPGVFAQQEVVFGSFGQTLKIRHDSYERSGYMPGVKLGIQKVMGYTGMIYGFDHFIE from the coding sequence ATGAAAAATAAAATCAGAGTCGTAGTTTCAGGAGCCGGCGGCCGGATGGGCCGGGAAGTCGTTAAGCTGGTTCTGCAGGATGAAGAGCTGACGCTTGCCGCCGCAGTGGACCATTCGCTGCATGATATTGATGCAGGCCTGTTGGTGGGCCTTCCGGAAGCGGGAGTGACGGTAACAACAGATCTTGAAGCCGCGCTGTCTGCCGGCGGCGCGGATGTGCTGGTCGATTTCACGATTCCGCAGTCCGCTTATTCCAATACGGCTGCGGCCATCAAGTATGGTGTAAGGCCGGTTATCGGCACGACCGGCTTTACCCCGGAGCAGATTGAAGAATTGGACAAGCAGTGCCGGGAACAGGGAATAGGCGGATTGATCGCCCCGAATTTTTCGATTGGAGCGATCCTGATGATGAAGTTTGCGGCGCAGGCGGCAAAATACTTTCCCAATCTTGAGATTATTGAGTATCATGGAGACCAGAAGCTGGATGCGCCCTCTGGCACAGCCATCAAGACGGCTGAGCTGATTGCCGAGGCGCGCGAAGAGCTGCGTCAGGGCAATCCGCAGGAGGAGGAAACGATCGAAGGCGCTCGTGGCGGCTACTATAACGGGTTTCGGATTCACAGCGTGCGGCTCCCGGGTGTATTTGCGCAGCAGGAGGTTGTCTTCGGCAGCTTCGGACAGACGCTGAAGATCCGCCACGATTCCTATGAGCGTTCGGGGTACATGCCTGGAGTTAAGCTGGGGATCCAAAAAGTCATGGGATATACCGGAATGATATACGGGTTTGATCACTTTATCGAATAA
- a CDS encoding menaquinol-cytochrome c reductase cytochrome b/c subunit, giving the protein MAHEDNSKEKIVYVGDSRVRRGDGFIPPTDYTAYPGKSEAFIPNFLLKEWMVGVVVLVGILVLTISEPAPLGFPANAAATVIPVPDWYFLFLYQYLKLPYASGDYIVLGTLGVTGVAFGSLLLAPFLDTGRERRFYRRPIASSLMFLSLAAIFYLTNTAWTEHKREMAATGQVPEDVQREEKAAENRAKGLPTGSVTQAKEIAIVDKNDPAMAAFQKAGCVACHAADLKGGAGPSLRGVGDTLDKEAILTIIKEGSNNKMPPMYDTAINAGLTDQDINHLAEWLAKQKSGQ; this is encoded by the coding sequence GTGGCTCATGAAGACAACTCCAAGGAAAAAATAGTCTATGTCGGCGATTCGCGCGTCAGGCGGGGAGACGGTTTTATCCCTCCAACCGACTACACGGCCTATCCTGGGAAATCGGAGGCGTTCATCCCGAACTTCCTCCTCAAGGAATGGATGGTCGGCGTCGTGGTGCTCGTAGGCATTCTGGTGCTGACGATCTCGGAGCCTGCGCCGCTTGGCTTTCCCGCCAACGCCGCCGCGACGGTCATCCCGGTTCCCGACTGGTACTTCCTGTTCTTGTACCAATATCTGAAGCTTCCGTATGCTTCCGGAGACTATATCGTACTCGGGACGCTTGGGGTAACGGGCGTGGCTTTCGGTTCCCTGCTGCTGGCTCCTTTTTTGGATACAGGCAGAGAACGCAGATTCTATCGCAGACCGATCGCTTCCTCGCTGATGTTTCTGTCGCTTGCGGCGATTTTCTACCTGACGAACACCGCCTGGACGGAGCATAAGCGTGAAATGGCGGCTACCGGGCAGGTACCTGAAGATGTGCAGCGTGAGGAAAAAGCGGCCGAGAACCGGGCAAAGGGGCTTCCGACAGGCAGCGTTACGCAGGCAAAAGAAATTGCCATCGTAGACAAAAATGATCCGGCTATGGCAGCCTTTCAGAAGGCCGGATGTGTAGCCTGCCACGCTGCTGATTTGAAGGGCGGGGCCGGACCGTCTCTTCGCGGTGTCGGCGATACTCTTGATAAGGAAGCGATACTGACCATTATTAAAGAAGGTTCCAATAATAAGATGCCGCCCATGTATGATACAGCTATTAACGCAGGGTTAACCGATCAGGATATCAACCATTTGGCGGAGTGGCTTGCGAAACAAAAATCCGGACAGTAG
- a CDS encoding IDEAL domain-containing protein — protein sequence MDKMKSTYEVMLGLAAEMVWDEALRKRRCDILYREIDTALAIGDEEAFRNLTDELKSLA from the coding sequence ATGGACAAAATGAAGTCAACCTATGAGGTGATGTTAGGGCTCGCGGCAGAAATGGTGTGGGACGAAGCGCTCCGCAAGCGCCGGTGCGACATCTTGTACCGTGAGATTGACACGGCGCTGGCAATCGGCGACGAAGAAGCATTCCGAAACCTTACAGACGAACTGAAAAGTTTAGCATAA
- a CDS encoding sporulation protein YpjB — protein MLRGRNWIIITLVALVCTAGWDTSSVSGYSGFAIGQADSSRAQSPAERAQPPVTAEANALKLEQQAETLYGFVTEGNINKARVTMDAISRLFVQSSFDGLTSVEGVNALSGAIIDMKAVVAEVSMQQERWEASAARLRLAANSLAHPRQPMWLQYYKLIREDLNDMEQSAAKSDMTGWRTAVARIQERYDTIRPAVIIARKPEEVNRFDAWLSYAAGLVSGSRPPEREELMNAVSHGREAARVMFGKEKDEPALSLPLAPREYGLAGWLGAGFILAALFYTAYRKYRGEKSRWQLF, from the coding sequence ATGCTGCGCGGGAGGAATTGGATAATCATAACGCTGGTCGCATTGGTCTGCACGGCTGGATGGGATACGTCAAGCGTGTCGGGTTACAGCGGGTTCGCTATCGGTCAGGCGGATTCAAGCCGGGCTCAATCGCCGGCGGAGAGGGCGCAGCCGCCGGTTACCGCCGAAGCGAACGCTCTAAAGCTGGAGCAGCAGGCGGAGACGCTGTACGGTTTCGTCACGGAAGGGAACATCAATAAGGCCAGGGTAACGATGGATGCGATTTCCAGATTGTTCGTGCAGTCTTCTTTCGATGGGCTTACATCCGTGGAAGGAGTCAATGCGCTCTCGGGGGCGATTATTGATATGAAAGCCGTCGTGGCGGAAGTAAGCATGCAGCAGGAGCGTTGGGAGGCGTCCGCCGCTAGGCTCCGTCTTGCCGCCAACAGTTTGGCTCATCCCCGTCAGCCGATGTGGCTTCAATATTACAAGCTGATCCGCGAGGATCTGAACGATATGGAACAAAGCGCGGCGAAGAGTGATATGACAGGCTGGAGAACGGCGGTTGCCCGTATTCAGGAGCGTTATGATACGATCCGCCCGGCTGTCATTATCGCCCGCAAACCGGAAGAAGTGAACCGGTTCGACGCATGGCTGTCCTATGCCGCCGGGCTTGTGTCAGGGAGCCGTCCGCCTGAACGGGAAGAGCTCATGAATGCCGTCTCTCACGGCAGGGAGGCCGCCAGAGTCATGTTTGGCAAGGAAAAGGATGAACCGGCGCTGTCTCTTCCGCTTGCTCCCCGGGAATACGGCTTGGCAGGATGGCTCGGTGCCGGATTTATCCTGGCTGCGCTTTTCTATACCGCCTATAGGAAATATAGAGGCGAGAAGAGCCGGTGGCAGCTGTTCTGA
- a CDS encoding YitT family protein has translation MNTLKLTSIIKTVAPIMLGTAVYAFGLLYFIIPNHLMEGGVTGITILLNYGFDIPVFLTTLLLNLPLFLLGWKELGAKQIAYTGVGIGSLSFFLWLFERMIALGWFDPFQTEHDFILASLYAGVTLGLGLGIVFRFGGTTGGVDIVARICGRRFGWSMGQVILVTDVVIIGLSLIYIPREKILYTLVAVFIASRVIDFIQEGAYAAKAFTIISDFGQEIADLITNEMDRGVTLIPSIGAYSKQAKHMVYCIVSRQEIRQLSRLVKSVDPRAFVIISDVHDVQGEGFREI, from the coding sequence ATGAACACTTTGAAACTGACTTCAATCATCAAGACGGTGGCTCCGATCATGCTGGGAACCGCCGTTTACGCCTTCGGACTGCTTTATTTCATTATTCCCAATCATCTTATGGAAGGAGGAGTCACCGGGATTACCATTTTGCTGAATTACGGCTTCGATATTCCGGTGTTCCTTACGACCCTGCTGCTTAACCTTCCGCTGTTTCTCCTCGGCTGGAAAGAACTTGGCGCAAAGCAAATCGCCTACACCGGCGTCGGCATCGGCTCGCTGTCCTTCTTTCTGTGGCTCTTTGAGCGGATGATTGCGCTTGGATGGTTCGATCCCTTTCAGACAGAGCATGACTTTATTCTGGCCTCTCTATACGCGGGAGTAACCCTTGGACTTGGACTTGGAATCGTCTTCCGTTTCGGCGGTACGACCGGCGGCGTTGACATTGTGGCCCGCATATGCGGCCGCCGTTTCGGCTGGAGCATGGGACAGGTCATACTGGTCACTGATGTTGTTATAATCGGATTATCCCTTATTTACATCCCGAGAGAGAAAATTTTGTACACGCTGGTCGCTGTATTTATCGCTTCCCGCGTAATCGATTTTATCCAGGAAGGCGCGTACGCCGCCAAAGCCTTTACGATTATTAGCGACTTCGGACAGGAAATCGCTGACCTGATTACGAATGAAATGGATCGGGGCGTTACCCTCATTCCTTCAATCGGCGCTTATTCCAAGCAGGCGAAGCATATGGTATATTGCATTGTTTCCCGCCAGGAAATCCGGCAATTAAGCCGGCTGGTCAAGTCCGTCGATCCGCGGGCATTTGTCATTATAAGCGATGTTCACGACGTTCAGGGAGAGGGCTTCCGGGAGATCTGA
- a CDS encoding nucleotide pyrophosphohydrolase encodes MEKSLAEIQREVDAYIGQFKEGYFSPLSMLARMSEEVGELAREVNHSFGEKPKKADEPENSIELELGDILFITVCFANSLGIDLTEAMNKVMHKFNTRDADRWTKKNTD; translated from the coding sequence ATGGAGAAAAGTCTCGCCGAAATACAGCGGGAAGTGGACGCATATATCGGGCAGTTCAAAGAGGGTTATTTCAGTCCGCTCTCTATGCTTGCGCGCATGTCCGAGGAAGTGGGAGAGCTGGCGCGGGAAGTCAATCATTCCTTCGGGGAGAAGCCGAAAAAGGCGGACGAGCCGGAAAATTCCATCGAACTGGAACTGGGTGATATTCTGTTTATCACCGTTTGCTTTGCCAATTCCCTTGGCATCGATTTAACGGAAGCCATGAACAAAGTCATGCATAAATTTAATACCCGGGACGCGGACCGCTGGACGAAAAAAAACACCGATTAG
- a CDS encoding DUF1405 domain-containing protein, with protein MSIVGMKLDKLLKHRAIIWLLLAVNIPGTIYGYIWYGNQLAYTAAHYPSWLLPFVPDSPTASLFFTLALILLLYPPKTAAGITLRALIEALAVVTSVKYGIWAVSIIAAGGYQGGPVVWQDWMLMISHTGMAVEALLYARFFICRKMIPLALLWTLLNDTVDYSYGVYPWLPSALTDDVPQVGTFTFLLTLVSTAAAWLASKGVYPRRASIKRL; from the coding sequence GTGTCGATTGTTGGAATGAAGCTGGACAAATTGCTAAAGCACCGGGCTATCATCTGGCTGCTGCTGGCCGTCAATATCCCGGGAACGATTTACGGATACATATGGTACGGCAATCAATTGGCCTATACGGCCGCCCATTACCCAAGCTGGCTTTTGCCTTTTGTGCCTGACAGCCCTACGGCAAGCTTGTTCTTCACGCTGGCGCTTATTTTGCTGCTCTATCCGCCGAAGACGGCGGCAGGAATTACGCTCAGAGCCTTGATCGAGGCGCTCGCAGTTGTAACTTCCGTTAAGTACGGCATATGGGCGGTATCCATAATTGCGGCGGGAGGCTATCAGGGAGGACCGGTCGTTTGGCAGGATTGGATGCTGATGATTTCGCACACAGGAATGGCTGTGGAGGCGCTGCTGTATGCCCGGTTTTTTATTTGCCGGAAGATGATTCCGCTGGCTTTGCTGTGGACTCTTCTTAACGATACGGTCGATTATTCCTACGGCGTTTATCCTTGGCTTCCCAGCGCCCTTACGGATGATGTTCCGCAGGTCGGGACCTTTACCTTTCTGCTGACCCTCGTCAGCACCGCGGCCGCTTGGCTAGCGTCAAAGGGGGTATACCCAAGACGTGCCTCAATAAAGAGGTTATGA